In one window of Frigoriglobus tundricola DNA:
- the dnaX gene encoding DNA polymerase III subunit gamma/tau: protein MAKSKPVPSDTAAELPAYTVVARRYRPQQFAELIGQEHVAGALVNALQTGRVAHAYLFTGARGVGKTSAARILAKALNCLKTDRPTPTPCDACASCLAVAGGDDVDVLEIDGASNNKVEEIRDLRQGVGFRPTRGRFKIYIIDEVHMLSTSAFNALLKTLEEPPEHVKFILATTEVQKIPITILSRCQRFDFAHVGPGKIFDQLKSIVQREGHQADDDALRLVARRAAGSMRDSQSLLDQLLASSPGKLTAEHVGAVLGTAGDDRVIDLATAILAGDPKSALELIGSWVERGLQVGELVEQLVEYWRALMLVSCGGPDVRELPVTPNQAEAVKQQVKSISLDAILSSLEVLTATKTRMRGSTHTQVLLEMAVVRLCRLGEMLSVGQLMQVLNQPGAMVPVVASTAGTTAPSRTPISVGEVAKKNDPLATKSVVPVSANGDLSTLPLTESALPNLWTRFLQNAEEKYPLFAKQLSLASSYAISGPNSLAIRFPSGYAHAYDACATEANVQRIQDLLRRLTGQTVTVRIELDRTASAPERTAAAQQLPAPLDKKKSLATLPLFKKASEALGAQIWHVDDDFNPAAPPRAAKGDDETNTDEG, encoded by the coding sequence ATGGCGAAGTCGAAACCCGTACCCTCCGATACCGCTGCCGAGTTGCCGGCCTACACCGTCGTCGCGCGGCGGTACCGGCCGCAGCAGTTCGCCGAACTGATCGGTCAGGAACACGTCGCCGGCGCGCTCGTGAACGCGCTGCAAACCGGTCGCGTCGCTCACGCCTATTTGTTTACCGGCGCCCGCGGCGTCGGTAAGACGAGCGCCGCCCGTATTCTGGCGAAGGCGCTCAACTGCCTGAAGACCGATCGGCCCACCCCGACCCCGTGCGACGCGTGCGCCAGTTGCCTCGCCGTCGCCGGCGGCGACGATGTGGACGTGCTGGAGATCGACGGCGCGAGCAACAACAAGGTCGAGGAGATCCGCGACCTCCGGCAGGGCGTCGGGTTCCGGCCCACGCGGGGCCGGTTCAAGATCTACATCATCGACGAAGTTCACATGCTGTCCACGTCGGCGTTCAACGCGCTGTTGAAGACGCTGGAAGAGCCGCCCGAACACGTGAAGTTCATCCTCGCGACGACGGAAGTGCAGAAGATCCCGATCACGATCCTGTCGCGGTGCCAGCGGTTCGACTTCGCGCACGTGGGGCCGGGCAAAATCTTCGACCAGTTGAAGAGCATCGTGCAGCGGGAAGGGCACCAGGCCGACGACGACGCGCTGCGCCTCGTCGCCCGCCGCGCCGCCGGGTCCATGCGCGACTCGCAATCGCTCCTCGATCAGCTCCTGGCGTCCTCGCCCGGCAAACTGACGGCCGAACACGTGGGCGCCGTCCTCGGCACCGCCGGTGACGACCGCGTCATCGACCTCGCGACCGCCATCCTCGCGGGTGACCCGAAATCGGCGCTCGAACTGATCGGGAGCTGGGTGGAACGCGGGCTTCAAGTTGGCGAACTGGTCGAACAACTGGTCGAGTATTGGCGTGCGCTCATGCTCGTGAGCTGCGGCGGGCCGGACGTCCGCGAACTTCCGGTCACTCCGAATCAGGCCGAAGCAGTCAAGCAACAGGTGAAATCGATCTCGCTGGACGCGATCCTGAGCAGCCTGGAGGTTCTCACTGCCACAAAGACCCGGATGCGCGGCAGCACTCACACTCAAGTGCTATTGGAAATGGCAGTGGTCCGGTTATGTCGACTTGGGGAGATGCTTTCGGTTGGTCAATTAATGCAGGTTCTGAATCAGCCCGGTGCGATGGTTCCAGTGGTTGCTTCGACTGCGGGCACTACTGCACCGTCGCGAACACCCATATCTGTTGGGGAGGTGGCAAAAAAAAACGACCCGCTGGCGACTAAGTCCGTTGTGCCAGTTTCTGCAAATGGAGACCTGTCAACTCTTCCGCTGACAGAATCTGCACTTCCTAACCTGTGGACACGGTTCCTTCAGAATGCTGAGGAAAAGTACCCGCTTTTCGCAAAACAGCTCAGCTTGGCCAGTTCATATGCAATTTCCGGGCCAAATTCACTAGCAATTCGCTTCCCTTCAGGCTATGCTCACGCATATGATGCTTGCGCGACCGAAGCCAATGTGCAGCGAATCCAGGACCTTTTACGGCGTTTGACCGGTCAAACGGTTACCGTCCGTATCGAACTGGACCGCACGGCGAGCGCACCCGAGCGAACTGCAGCGGCCCAGCAGCTACCGGCCCCACTGGACAAAAAGAAGTCGCTGGCGACTCTGCCATTGTTCAAGAAGGCGAGTGAGGCGCTCGGGGCGCAAATCTGGCACGTGGACGACGACTTCAACCCGGCCGCTCCGCCGCGGGCGGCCAAAGGCGACGACGAGACGAACACCGACGAGGGGTGA
- a CDS encoding TetR/AcrR family transcriptional regulator — protein MEAAAGVIAERGFESATMAEIAARAGAQIGSLYRFFPNKEALADALIYRYGEIVREAFEKIEARASALSVHDLADALLNVLFELHGESQTMVALLEARSEWSVKRNEFRRAAVQYIARILTLRAPHLRPDTVEDVAVVLLHTMKTLKALTIQQGVAINTGAPAELREMTRLYLASKFGEK, from the coding sequence ATGGAAGCCGCGGCAGGAGTTATTGCCGAACGAGGATTTGAATCGGCGACGATGGCGGAAATCGCGGCCCGCGCCGGCGCGCAGATCGGGTCGCTGTACCGTTTTTTCCCCAACAAAGAGGCGTTGGCCGACGCGCTGATCTACCGGTACGGCGAAATCGTCCGTGAGGCGTTTGAGAAGATCGAAGCTCGGGCGAGCGCGCTGTCGGTTCACGATCTGGCCGACGCCCTTCTCAACGTCCTGTTTGAGCTTCACGGTGAGAGTCAGACCATGGTCGCCCTCCTCGAGGCGCGGTCCGAATGGTCGGTCAAGCGGAACGAGTTCCGCAGAGCGGCGGTTCAGTACATCGCACGGATTCTCACGCTCCGCGCGCCGCACCTACGGCCCGATACGGTCGAGGATGTCGCCGTCGTCCTGCTGCACACCATGAAAACGTTGAAGGCGCTGACGATCCAACAAGGCGTTGCCATCAACACGGGCGCGCCGGCCGAGTTGCGCGAGATGACTCGCCTCTACCTGGCGAGCAAGTTCGGCGAGAAATAG
- a CDS encoding sulfotransferase family protein yields the protein MSSTAATIGPSAPPARGPALELRAPPVTPTGTRKRQWAPRIWESTDCFSWLRMLRANHFAVHPAYWYIAGIVSVNSVLNTVLRWTLDGLYGERVRETGIDRHPVFVIGHWRTGTTLLHELLIRDPQFGFPDMQDCCNPHHALLTNGFYKRYGRWLLPEKRPMDNMRFGWERPQEDEFALALLGLPSPYTDFAFPNRPPMHPGALDLSGLTPAELRKWKRLFVRFLKEVTVRTGKQLVLKSPPHTARVPTLLELFPDARFVHVVRDPRVVFPSTLNLWKSMARTHGLQRPEWPGLEEKVYREFRVIYDRLEEARPLLKPGRFHELRYEELVQDPVGEMKKVYAGLELDGFEAARPRLEDYLRQTAGYETNKYELTAAQRDTITQRWGDVMRRYGYE from the coding sequence ATGTCCTCGACCGCGGCCACTATCGGTCCTTCCGCTCCGCCCGCGCGCGGGCCGGCGCTGGAACTCCGCGCCCCCCCTGTCACACCGACCGGAACCCGTAAGCGCCAGTGGGCACCGCGGATCTGGGAGAGCACGGACTGCTTCAGCTGGCTCCGCATGCTCCGGGCGAACCACTTCGCCGTCCACCCGGCGTACTGGTACATCGCCGGCATCGTGTCGGTCAATTCGGTACTCAACACGGTGCTCCGCTGGACCCTGGACGGACTGTACGGCGAGCGCGTGCGCGAGACCGGGATCGACCGGCACCCGGTGTTCGTGATCGGCCACTGGCGCACGGGCACGACGCTGCTCCACGAACTGCTCATCCGCGACCCGCAGTTCGGGTTCCCGGACATGCAGGACTGTTGCAACCCGCACCACGCCCTACTGACCAATGGGTTCTACAAGCGGTACGGGCGCTGGTTGCTGCCCGAAAAGCGGCCGATGGACAACATGCGGTTCGGGTGGGAGCGCCCGCAGGAGGACGAGTTCGCGCTCGCCCTCTTGGGGCTGCCGTCGCCCTACACCGACTTCGCGTTTCCCAACCGCCCGCCGATGCACCCCGGCGCGCTGGACCTGTCGGGGCTGACTCCGGCGGAACTCCGGAAGTGGAAACGGCTCTTCGTTCGGTTCTTGAAAGAGGTCACCGTCCGGACCGGCAAGCAGTTGGTGCTCAAATCGCCGCCGCACACGGCCCGCGTGCCGACGCTCCTGGAGCTGTTCCCGGACGCCCGGTTCGTCCACGTCGTTCGTGACCCCAGGGTGGTGTTCCCGTCCACGTTGAACCTGTGGAAGTCGATGGCCCGCACCCACGGGCTGCAGCGCCCCGAGTGGCCGGGGCTCGAAGAGAAGGTGTACCGCGAGTTCCGTGTGATCTACGACCGGCTGGAGGAGGCGCGTCCGCTCCTGAAGCCGGGACGGTTCCACGAGTTGCGGTACGAAGAATTGGTCCAAGACCCCGTCGGCGAAATGAAGAAGGTCTACGCCGGCCTCGAACTCGATGGGTTCGAGGCCGCCCGCCCCCGACTGGAAGATTATCTGCGCCAGACCGCCGGCTACGAGACGAACAAGTACGAACTGACCGCCGCCCAGCGCGACACGATCACCCAGCGCTGGGGCGACGTCATGCGCCGCTACGGATACGAGTGA
- a CDS encoding glycosyltransferase family 2 protein gives MRLGVVTPLANEEHSVTELLDRTLAQLSADDRVFCVLDRVSKDRTRDLVSERAGCDPRVVLVWAPENRCVVDAYFRGYRTALAAGCRWVLEMDGGLSHQPEEIPQFIRAMEQGYDYVGGCRFMPAGGYSGPWSRYLISRGGGVLSNLLLGTHMRDMTGGFECFSRRALEAVLARGVRSRAHFFQTEIKVLMHQFTWTEVPIHYRNPSKSVGTASLKEAFRNLWELVRENRGTVTSGSAAPPRVPARPRAATVPPPVPGASAPGLVAVLTTIQPPTACVEKLGASLAAAGAGLIVIGDKKGPTQFEQAGAEFVPLARQHELPFQLARLLPTGHYARKNLGYLLALRRGAACIYETDDDNAPNEHWQPRGVVARAQAVAPRVWMNAYRAFTTENIWPRGLPLDRVADPASGAHDPATPLADYHCPIQQGLADGAPDVDAVWRLVLDRPFEFRRGPSVWLPPGTWCPFNSQTTWWWPEAYPLLYLPSYCSFRMTDIWRSFVAQRCLWELGHGLVFHAAEATQDRNPHNLMRDFKDEIPGYTQNDAIVARLSNLSLTAGRGAVADNLVRCYEALTATGIFPRDELPLVRGWVEDVQAASAVPMTRAA, from the coding sequence ATGCGCCTGGGCGTTGTGACTCCGTTGGCGAACGAGGAGCATTCGGTCACGGAGCTGCTCGACCGGACTCTGGCCCAGTTGAGCGCGGACGATCGCGTCTTCTGCGTGCTGGATCGTGTCTCGAAGGACCGGACGCGCGACCTCGTCTCCGAGAGAGCCGGGTGCGACCCGCGGGTCGTGCTGGTGTGGGCGCCAGAAAACCGCTGCGTGGTCGATGCGTACTTCCGCGGCTACCGCACGGCACTGGCGGCCGGGTGCCGGTGGGTCCTGGAGATGGACGGCGGACTCAGCCACCAGCCGGAAGAGATTCCGCAGTTCATCCGCGCGATGGAGCAGGGGTACGACTACGTCGGCGGGTGCCGCTTCATGCCGGCCGGCGGCTACTCCGGGCCGTGGTCCCGGTACCTCATCAGCCGCGGGGGCGGCGTCCTCTCCAATTTGCTACTCGGCACCCACATGCGGGACATGACGGGCGGCTTCGAGTGCTTCAGCCGCCGCGCGCTGGAGGCGGTCCTCGCCCGCGGCGTCCGCAGCCGCGCTCACTTCTTCCAGACCGAGATCAAGGTGCTGATGCACCAGTTCACGTGGACCGAAGTGCCGATCCACTACCGGAACCCGAGTAAGAGCGTCGGCACGGCGAGCCTGAAGGAAGCGTTCCGCAACCTGTGGGAACTGGTGCGCGAGAACCGGGGCACGGTCACATCGGGTTCCGCCGCACCACCACGTGTACCGGCGCGACCGCGGGCCGCGACCGTTCCGCCCCCCGTACCAGGGGCATCGGCCCCGGGCCTGGTGGCCGTCCTGACTACGATTCAACCGCCGACGGCGTGCGTGGAGAAGCTCGGCGCCTCATTGGCCGCGGCCGGGGCGGGGCTGATCGTCATCGGTGACAAAAAAGGGCCGACGCAATTCGAGCAGGCCGGCGCGGAGTTCGTGCCCCTCGCGCGCCAGCACGAATTGCCGTTCCAGCTCGCCCGCCTGCTGCCGACCGGCCATTATGCCCGAAAGAATCTGGGGTACTTGCTCGCCCTGCGCCGGGGCGCGGCGTGCATTTACGAAACGGACGACGACAACGCGCCCAACGAACACTGGCAGCCGCGGGGCGTGGTCGCTCGGGCACAGGCGGTTGCCCCGCGCGTCTGGATGAACGCGTACCGCGCGTTCACCACCGAAAACATCTGGCCGCGGGGGCTCCCGCTCGATCGGGTCGCCGATCCGGCGAGTGGCGCGCACGACCCGGCAACCCCGCTGGCCGATTACCACTGCCCGATTCAGCAGGGACTGGCCGATGGCGCGCCGGACGTGGACGCCGTGTGGCGCCTGGTACTCGATCGGCCGTTTGAATTCCGCCGCGGGCCGAGCGTCTGGTTGCCGCCGGGGACGTGGTGCCCGTTCAACAGTCAGACGACGTGGTGGTGGCCCGAGGCGTACCCGCTCCTGTACCTGCCGAGTTACTGCTCCTTCCGCATGACCGACATCTGGCGCAGCTTCGTCGCCCAGCGGTGCCTCTGGGAACTCGGGCACGGGCTCGTGTTCCATGCGGCAGAGGCGACCCAGGACCGGAACCCGCACAACCTGATGCGGGACTTCAAGGACGAGATCCCCGGTTACACCCAGAACGACGCGATCGTCGCGCGCCTATCGAACCTGTCGCTGACCGCCGGCCGCGGGGCCGTCGCGGACAACCTCGTCCGGTGCTACGAGGCGCTGACGGCGACCGGGATCTTCCCGCGGGACGAGTTGCCGCTGGTCCGCGGCTGGGTGGAGGACGTTCAGGCGGCTTCTGCCGTGCCGATGACACGGGCCGCTTGA
- the fahA gene encoding fumarylacetoacetase, which yields MTDDTHDPARRSWVDSANRLGCDFPIQNLPLGVFVPPGDNRARVGVAIGDAVLDASAWLPGETLNAFCALPAGQRADLRKEWVRALEAGAAPRPLFAQTDCRMLLPTAVGDYTDFYASIHHATNVGKLFRPDNPLLPNYKHVPIAYHGRASSLVVSGTPVRRPNGQLAEGKFGPTRELDYEVEVGLLLGPGNDLGSPIAVADARQHIAGVCLVNDWSARDVQRWEYQPLGPFLAKNFGTSVSPWVVTAEALAPFWASAPPHDVPVLPYLQESPSGALDISVEVWLRTPAMADAVRMSHGQFKEMYWTPGQMIAHHTSNGCRLRPGDLIASGTVSGPGKENRGCLLELTSRGTDPVPLPDGETRTYLQDGDEVTLTAHCERPGFARIGFGSCSGVVLPAIGLG from the coding sequence ATGACCGACGACACGCACGACCCCGCGCGGCGCAGTTGGGTGGACTCCGCGAACCGACTCGGCTGTGACTTCCCGATCCAGAACCTGCCGCTGGGCGTGTTCGTGCCTCCCGGCGACAATCGGGCACGGGTCGGCGTCGCGATCGGTGATGCCGTCCTGGACGCGAGCGCGTGGCTGCCCGGGGAGACGCTGAACGCGTTCTGCGCGCTCCCCGCGGGCCAGCGAGCGGACCTCCGCAAAGAATGGGTGAGGGCACTCGAAGCCGGCGCCGCGCCGCGCCCCCTGTTCGCTCAGACCGACTGTCGGATGCTCCTCCCGACGGCCGTCGGTGACTACACCGACTTCTACGCGTCCATCCACCACGCCACGAACGTCGGCAAACTCTTCCGGCCCGACAACCCATTGTTGCCGAACTACAAACACGTACCGATCGCGTACCACGGCCGGGCGTCGTCACTGGTGGTGAGCGGAACCCCGGTGCGCCGTCCGAACGGGCAGCTCGCGGAGGGGAAATTCGGGCCGACCCGCGAACTGGATTACGAGGTCGAGGTCGGTCTCCTGCTGGGGCCGGGAAACGACCTGGGGAGTCCGATCGCTGTCGCCGACGCCCGACAGCACATTGCGGGCGTGTGCCTCGTGAACGATTGGTCGGCACGCGACGTTCAGCGCTGGGAGTACCAGCCGCTCGGCCCGTTCCTCGCGAAGAATTTCGGTACGTCCGTTTCACCCTGGGTCGTGACGGCCGAAGCCCTCGCGCCGTTCTGGGCTTCGGCCCCACCGCACGACGTGCCGGTCTTGCCGTACTTGCAGGAATCTCCTTCCGGTGCGCTCGATATTAGCGTGGAGGTGTGGCTCCGCACGCCCGCGATGGCCGACGCTGTTCGGATGTCTCACGGACAGTTCAAAGAGATGTACTGGACGCCGGGACAGATGATTGCGCACCATACCTCCAACGGGTGCCGCCTTCGACCGGGCGACCTGATCGCGAGCGGGACGGTATCCGGTCCCGGGAAAGAAAACCGGGGCTGCCTGCTCGAACTCACATCAAGAGGCACGGACCCCGTTCCACTCCCAGACGGCGAAACCCGGACCTACCTGCAGGACGGCGACGAGGTAACGCTCACGGCTCACTGCGAGCGTCCCGGTTTTGCGCGCATTGGTTTCGGCTCGTGTTCAGGGGTCGTGCTTCCTGCGATCGGGTTGGGATAA